The following coding sequences are from one Nilaparvata lugens isolate BPH chromosome 4, ASM1435652v1, whole genome shotgun sequence window:
- the LOC111053004 gene encoding tachykinins produces MDGQTWLGVVLMCIALSWAESTVDRRGSNMGFVGMRGKKSPSEDGDDLLQEEALKHDLLQEEVKRGSMGFVGMRGKKDIMDLEETKRAMGFVGMRGKKDPQDYLFNEEEKRAKGFMGMRGKKDMYGEDGLDKRAMGFVGMRGKKDPQDYLFPEEEKRAKGFMGMRGKKDSDLPQDYLFPEEEKRAKGFMGMRGKKDLYGEEGLDKRAMGFMGMRGKKFYDFDYPDQESYEKRAMGFQGMRGKKSPAGFVGMRGKKDEDFSSEDLWLVPVEEMSPDKRAAGSSSFYGMRGKKAPAHSSFFGMRGKKGPSYSSFFGTRGKKVMSGFIGMRGKKDVDDEDYLASLLSLLKETSDESYPGGDGVHSAVPPSLPDASQ; encoded by the coding sequence ATGGATGGTCAGACATGGCTGGGCGTGGTGCTGATGTGTATAGCCTTATCATGGGCAGAGAGCACAGTGGACAGGCGAGGCTCCAACATGGGCTTTGTGGGCATGCGCGGCAAAAAGTCCCCATCAGAGGACGGAGATGACCTTCTCCAAGAGGAGGCCTTGAAGCATGACCTGCTCCAAGAGGAGGTCAAGAGAGGTTCAATGGGGTTTGTTGGCATGCGGGGCAAGAAGGACATCATGGACCTTGAGGAAACAAAAAGGGCCATGGGTTTTGTAGGAATGCGAGGAAAAAAGGATCCTCAGGATTATTTGTTTAACGAGGAGGAAAAACGAGCGAAAGGGTTTATGGGTATGAGAGGGAAGAAGGATATGTATGGGGAGGATGGTCTTGACAAAAGAGCTATGGGGTTTGTTGGAATGCGAGGGAAAAAAGATCCCCAGGATTACTTGTTTCCAGAAGAGGAAAAACGAGCAAAAGGGTTCATGGGTATGCGAGGAAAAAAGGATAGTGATCTTCCCCAGGATTATCTATTCCCTGAGGAAGAAAAACGAGCGAAAGGGTTCATGGGTATGAGAGGGAAAAAAGATTTGTATGGAGAGGAAGGTTTAGACAAAAGAGCTATGGGCTTCATGGGTATGAGGGGCAAGAAATTCTACGATTTCGACTACCCTGACCAGGAATCCTACGAGAAACGAGCCATGGGTTTCCAAGGCATGCGAGGCAAGAAATCTCCAGCCGGTTTTGTGGGCATGAGGGGCAAGAAAGACGAGGATTTCAGTTCTGAGGACCTCTGGTTGGTGCCAGTTGAGGAAATGTCACCAGACAAAAGGGCAGCTGGATCTTCGAGTTTCTATGGAATGCGAGGCAAGAAAGCCCCGGCGCACTCTAGTTTCTTTGGGATGAGGGGCAAGAAAGGCCCCTCCTACTCGTCGTTCTTCGGCACCAGGGGCAAGAAGGTGATGTCTGGGTTCATTGGGATGCGGGGCAAGAAGGATGTTGACGACGAGGACTATCTGGCTTCACTGCTGTCTCTCCTCAAGGAAACTTCAG